The Methylomonas koyamae genome has a segment encoding these proteins:
- a CDS encoding contractile injection system protein, VgrG/Pvc8 family — protein sequence MEALLTPPQVQIELAGKPLAAGDAQYLTELKVSERLSLPSQCELAFQGLPDLLGELAATAAGSALTVRIGRDRSLFQGSVTALEYEFAPANHLGLRIRAYDQLHRLRLRQAPRSYVDLTVTELAATLAADLDLRVAADETGPVWRLIMQHEQSDLELLAEFAERAGLYFHLRDSVLQFSSLAGRPATAVLKLGENLFEARIEANSGQRRQAVTNLAWDPWQAAARSGRADTARRPAGAESDFHAEPGPEFTSTDDSVQDDNQAEAFAQAQLDHRTASATTFRGVAAGDAELMPGLAVRLDGLPGSVNSQYVLSAVTHRFDSRQGYICELDSAPPPLRPRKRATLATVGVVTRVDDPDGLGRIKAMLPSYGDLETDWIGVACAGAGKGKGLLLLPGLGDKVLLALIREDPAQAIVIGGFYGDSPLPDDAVVDADIGRYFLATPGGQRIALDDAERSIRLHTASGQRVELQPDKIRLQLDSGSFFELADDATRLHAAADLEIEAPGRTVTIRGRAINFEQKS from the coding sequence ATGGAAGCGCTGCTGACGCCGCCGCAAGTGCAGATCGAATTGGCCGGCAAGCCGTTGGCGGCCGGCGACGCCCAATATCTGACCGAATTGAAAGTCAGCGAACGCCTGTCGCTGCCCAGCCAGTGCGAACTAGCGTTTCAAGGCCTGCCGGATTTGCTCGGCGAGCTGGCCGCTACCGCCGCCGGCAGCGCGTTGACCGTCCGCATCGGCCGCGACCGCAGCTTGTTTCAAGGCAGCGTAACCGCGCTGGAATACGAATTTGCGCCGGCCAACCATCTGGGCCTGCGCATCCGCGCTTACGACCAACTGCATCGTTTACGGCTGCGCCAGGCGCCGCGCAGCTACGTCGATCTGACCGTGACAGAGTTAGCCGCCACCTTGGCCGCCGATCTGGACCTTAGGGTCGCAGCCGACGAAACCGGACCGGTGTGGCGGCTGATCATGCAACACGAGCAATCCGATCTGGAGTTGCTGGCCGAATTCGCCGAACGCGCCGGTTTGTATTTCCATTTGCGCGATTCGGTATTGCAATTCTCCAGCCTGGCCGGCCGCCCCGCCACGGCGGTGTTAAAACTGGGCGAGAATCTGTTCGAGGCCAGAATCGAAGCCAATAGCGGCCAACGCCGGCAGGCGGTCACCAATCTGGCTTGGGATCCGTGGCAGGCCGCCGCCCGCAGCGGCCGTGCCGACACGGCCCGCCGACCGGCCGGCGCCGAATCCGATTTTCACGCCGAACCGGGCCCGGAATTCACTTCGACCGACGATAGCGTACAGGACGACAACCAGGCCGAAGCCTTCGCCCAGGCGCAGTTGGACCACAGAACCGCGTCCGCAACGACGTTCCGGGGTGTCGCCGCCGGCGATGCCGAGTTGATGCCCGGTCTGGCGGTACGGCTCGACGGCCTGCCGGGATCGGTAAACAGCCAGTACGTGCTTAGCGCCGTGACCCACCGCTTCGACAGCCGCCAAGGCTACATATGCGAACTGGATTCCGCGCCACCGCCATTAAGGCCGCGCAAACGCGCCACGCTGGCCACGGTCGGCGTCGTTACCAGGGTCGACGACCCGGACGGCCTGGGCCGGATCAAGGCCATGCTGCCGTCCTACGGCGACTTGGAAACCGACTGGATCGGCGTGGCCTGCGCCGGCGCCGGCAAAGGCAAAGGCCTGCTGCTGTTGCCGGGGCTGGGCGACAAAGTGTTGTTGGCGCTGATTCGGGAAGACCCGGCCCAGGCCATTGTCATCGGCGGTTTTTACGGCGACAGCCCGCTGCCGGACGACGCTGTGGTCGACGCCGATATCGGGCGTTATTTTCTGGCCACGCCTGGCGGCCAACGCATCGCGCTGGACGATGCCGAGCGCTCGATTCGCTTGCACACCGCCTCCGGCCAACGGGTGGAACTGCAGCCGGACAAAATCCGCTTGCAACTGGATTCCGGCAGTTTTTTCGAACTGGCCGACGACGCTACCCGGCTGCACGCCGCGGCCGACCTGGAAATCGAGGCACCCGGCCGCACCGTGACGATTCGCGGCCGCGCCATTAATTTCGAGCAGAAATCATGA
- a CDS encoding GPW/gp25 family protein, whose translation MPNAARYRAWSFAHPDFQQADEPAGLEIAAGGGIRMVSEDLSVRQAILLLLTTIPGERVMRPDYGCSLDKLAFMPNDATTHGLAIHFVRQALERWERRIEILKLDAGSNPDDPTRIDIVLDYRVRRTLGRDRLLFGYPLVAG comes from the coding sequence ATGCCCAACGCAGCCAGATACCGGGCCTGGAGTTTCGCCCATCCCGATTTCCAACAAGCCGACGAGCCGGCCGGCCTGGAAATCGCCGCCGGCGGCGGCATCCGCATGGTCAGCGAGGATTTGTCGGTGCGCCAAGCTATATTGCTGCTGTTGACCACCATCCCCGGCGAGCGGGTGATGCGCCCCGACTACGGTTGCAGCTTGGACAAACTGGCCTTCATGCCCAACGACGCCACCACCCACGGCCTGGCGATCCATTTCGTGCGCCAGGCCTTGGAGCGCTGGGAACGGCGCATCGAAATTCTGAAACTGGACGCCGGCAGCAATCCGGACGACCCGACCCGCATCGACATCGTGCTGGATTACCGGGTACGGCGGACGCTAGGCCGCGACCGATTATTGTTCGGCTACCCACTCGTGGCAGGTTAA